Proteins from a single region of Choloepus didactylus isolate mChoDid1 chromosome 10, mChoDid1.pri, whole genome shotgun sequence:
- the SURF4 gene encoding surfeit locus protein 4, producing MGQNDLMGTAEDFADQFLRVTKQYLPHVARLCLISTFLEDGIRMWFQWSEQRDYIDTTWNCGYLLASSFVFINLLGQLTGCVLVLSRNFVQYACFGLFGIIALQTIAYSILWDLKFLMRNLALGGGLLLLLAESRSEGKSMFAGVPTVRESSPRQYMQLGGRLLLVLMFMTLLHFDASFFSILQNIVGTALMILVAIGFKTKLAALTLVIWLFAINVYFNAFWTIPVYKPMHDFLKYDFFQTMSVIGGLLLVVALGPGGVSMDEKKKEW from the exons TTCCTGCGTGTGACGAAACAGTACCTCCCCCACGTGGCGCGCCTCTGCCTGATCAGCACCTTCCTGGAGGACGGCATCCGCATGTGGTTCCAGTGGAGTGAGCAGCGGGACTACATTGACACCACCTGGAACTGCGGCTACCTCCTCGCCTCGTCCTTTGTGTTCATCAACTTGTTGGGGCAGCTGA CTGGCTGTGTCCTGGTGCTGAGCAGGAACTTTGTGCAGTATGCCTGCTTTGGACTCTTTGGCATCATAGCGTTGCAG aCGATTGCCTACAGCATTTTATGGGACTTGAAGTTTTTGATGAG GAACCTGGCCCTGGGCGGaggcctgctgctgctgctggccgAGTCCCGGTCGGAGGGGAAGAGCATGTTCGCGGGCGTGCCCACCGTGCGCGAGAGCTCCCCCAGGCAGTACATGCAGCTGGGGGGCAGGCTGCTGCTGGTCCTCATGTTCATGACCCTCCTGCACTTCGATGCCAGCTTCTTTTCT ATTCTCCAGAACATCGTGGGCACGGCTCTGATGATTTTAGTGGCCATTGGATTTAAAACCAAGCTGGCTGCGTTGACTCTCGTCATCTGGCTGTTTGCCATCAATGTGTATTTCAATGCCTTCTGGACCATTCCAGTCTACAAGCCCATGCATGACTTCCTGAAGTACGACTTCTTCCAGACCATGTCTGTCATCGGGGGCCTGCTCCTGGTGGTGGCTCTAGGCCCTGGGGGTGTTTCCATGgatgagaagaagaaagagtgGTAA